Proteins from a genomic interval of Acinonyx jubatus isolate Ajub_Pintada_27869175 chromosome B4, VMU_Ajub_asm_v1.0, whole genome shotgun sequence:
- the ATP5F1B gene encoding ATP synthase subunit beta, mitochondrial yields MLCFVGRVAATSASGALRGLSSSAPLPQAQVLLRATPAVLQPARDYAAQTSPSPKAGAATGRIVAVIGAVVDVQFDEGLPPILNALEVQGRDTRLVLEVAQHLGESTVRTIAMDGTEGLVRGQKVLDSGAPIKIPVGPETLGRIMNVIGEPIDERGPIKTKQFAAIHAEAPEFMEMSVEQEILVTGIKVVDLLAPYAKGGKIGLFGGAGVGKTVLIMELINNVAKAHGGYSVFAGVGERTREGNDLYHEMIESGVINLKDATSKVALVYGQMNEPPGARARVALTGLTVAEYFRDQEGQDVLLFIDNIFRFTQAGSEVSALLGRIPSAVGYQPTLATDMGTMQERITTTKKGSITSVQAIYVPADDLTDPAPATTFAHLDATTVLSRAIAELGIYPAVDPLDSTSRIMDPNIVGNEHYDVARGVQKILQDYKSLQDIIAILGMDELSEEDKLTVSRARKIQRFLSQPFQVAEVFTGHMGKLVPLKETIKGFQQILAGEYDHLPEQAFYMVGPIEEAVAKADKLAEEHS; encoded by the exons ATGTTGTGTTTTGTGGGCCGTGTGGCCGCTACCTCGGCCTCTGGGGCCTTGCGGGGACTCAGCTCTTCAGCGCCGCTACCCCAAGCCCAGGTCTTACTGCGGGCCACCCCGGCGGTGCTCCAGCCTG ctAGAGACTATGCCGCCCAAACATCTCCTTCGCCGAAGGCAGGCGCTGCCACCGGGCGCATCGTGGCAGTCATCGGTGCTGTGGTGGATGTCCAGTTTGATGAGGGACTACCACCCATCCTAAATGCCCTAGAAGTGCAAGGCAGGGACACCAGACTGGTTTTGGAGGTGGCTCAGCATTTGG GTGAGAGCACGGTAAGGACTATTGCCATGGATGGTACAGAAGGCTTGGTTAGGGGCCAGAAAGTCCTGGATTCTGGTGCACCAATCAAAATTCCTGTTGGTCCTGAGACTTTGGGCAGAATCATGAATGTCATTGGAGAACCTATTGATGAGAGAGGTCCCATCAAAACCAAACA ATTTGCAGCTATTCATGCTGAGGCTCCTGAGTTCATGGAGATGAGTGTTGAGCAGGAAATTCTGGTTACTGGTATCAAGGTTGTGGATCTGCTGGCTCCCTATGCCAAGGGTGGCAAAATTG GGCTGTTTGGTGGTGCTGGAGTTGGCAAGACTGTACTGATCATGGAGTTAATCAACAATGTAGCCAAAGCCCATGGTGGTTACTCTGTGTTTGCTGGTGTTGGTGAGAGGACCCGTGAAGGCAATGACTTATACCATGAAATGATTGAGTCTGGTGTTATCAACTTAAAAGATGCTACCTCCAAG GTAGCACTAGTGTATGGTCAAATGAATGAACCACCTGGTGCTCGTGCTCGGGTAGCTCTGACTGGACTGACGGTTGCTGAATACTTCAGAGACCAAGAGGGTCAAGATGTACTGCTCTTTATCGATAACATCTTTCGTTTCACCCAGGCTGGCTCTGAG gtGTCTGCTCTATTGGGTAGAATCCCTTCTGCGGTGGGCTATCAGCCTACCCTGGCCACTGACATGGGTACCATGCAGGAAAGAATCACCACCACCAAGAAGGGATCTATTACCTCTGTGcag GCTATCTATGTGCCTGCTGATGACTTGACGGACCCTGCCCCTGCCACTACCTTTGCCCATTTGGATGCTACCACTGTGCTGTCCCGTGCTATTGCTGAGTTGGGCATCTATCCAGCTGTGGATCCTCTGGATTCCACCTCTCGAATTATGGATCCCAACATTGTTGGAAATGAGCATTATGATGTTGCCCGTGGGGTACAAAAGATCCTACAG GACTACAAATCTCTCCAGGACATCATTGCTATCCTGGGTATGGATGAACTTTCTGAGGAAGACAAGTTGACTGTGTCCCGTGCACGGAAAATACAGCGTTTCTTGTCTCAGCCATTCCAGGTTGCTGAGGTTTTCACAGGTCATATGGGGAAGCTGGTACCTCTGAAGGAGACCATCAAAGGTTTCCAGCAGATTTTGGCAG GTGAATATGACCATCTCCCAGAACAGGCCTTCTATATGGTGGGACCCATTGAGGAAGCTGTGGCAAAAGCTGATAAGCTGGCTGAAGAGCATTCGTGA